From the Manis javanica isolate MJ-LG chromosome 13, MJ_LKY, whole genome shotgun sequence genome, one window contains:
- the AMD1 gene encoding S-adenosylmethionine decarboxylase proenzyme isoform X2 has product MFVSKRRFILKTCGTTLLLKALVPLLKLARDYSGFDSIQSFFYSRKNFMKPSHQGYPHRNFQEEIEFLNAIFPNGAAYCMGRMNSDCWYLYTLDFPESRATSQPDQTLEVLMSELDPAVMGQFRARDGVTAKDVTRESGIRDLIPGSVIDATLFNPCGYSMNGMKSDGTYWTIHITPEPEFSYVSFETNLSQTSYDDLIRKVVEVFKPGKFVTTLFVNQSSKCRTVLSSSQKMEGFKRVDCQSAMFNDYNFVFTSFAKKQQQS; this is encoded by the exons ATGTTTGTCTCCAAGAGACGTTTCATTTTGAAGACATGTGGTACCACCCTCTTGCTGAAAGCGCTGGTTCCTCTTTTGAAACTTGCTAGGGATTACAGTGGGTTTGACTCGATTCAA agcTTCTTTTATTCTCGAAAGAATTTCATGAAGCCTTCTCACCAAGGGTACCCACACCGGAATTTCCAGGAAGAAATAGAGTTTCTTAATGCAATTTTCCCAA ATGGAGCAGCATATTGTATGGGACGTATGAATTCTGACTGTTG GTACTTGTACACTCTGGATTTCCCAGAGAGCCGGGCCACCAGCCAGCCGGACCAAACCCTGGAAGTCCTGATGAGCGAGCTCGACCCGGCAGTCATGGGCCAGTTCCGCGCGAGAGACGGTGTTACCGCGAAGGACGTCACTCGTGAGAGTGGGATTCGTGACCTGATACCAGGTTCTGTCATTGACGCCACGCTGTTCAACCCTTGTGGGTATTCGATGAACGGAATGAAATCGGAT GGAACTTACTGGACTATTCACATCACTCCAGAACCAGAATTCTCCTATGTCAGCTTTGAAACAAACTTAAGTCAGACCTCCTACGATGACCTGATCAGGAAAGTTGTAGAAGTCTTCAAGCCAGGAAAATTTGTGACCACCCTGTTTGTAAACCAG AGTTCTAAATGTCGCACCGTGCTTTCTTCGTCCCAGAAGATGGAAGGTTTTAAACGTGTTGATTGTCAGAGTGCTATGTTCAATGATTACAATTTTGTTTTCACCAGTTTCGCTAAGAAGCAGCAGCAGAGTtga